ATCTGTTAAAAGAATTGGCCATGACCGAAAATGACACGACTGTTCTTAATGCAAAAACTAATACTATTCAGGTGGCCATGAAAGCCTTGTCTAAGGTATAGGAGGTAAACAAGATGAGTAATATTGAAATTAAATTAGATCCTACCGTTTCAAAAGGCTTTGTAGACCAGTTAAAGCCCTATCTGAACCAACTGGCCGAAGACCTCAAGAGAGATTTAGCCATTAACAGGGAAATGCTCACGATTGATGAAGTCTGTCAGTTATATTCCACCAGCCGGAACACGGTAACGGAAAAGTGGCACAGAGAACTAGGCTTGCCCCTCAGTAAGCTAGGAAACAAGATCTATATTGAACGTCAAGTGCTAAACGACTTCATTAGATCGCACCCTTACCAATAAAAAAAGCGGCTCATGGCTAACCACAAGTCGCTAAGGACGATTTTATGAACCGGAAGCTTTCCGGAATTAAAAAGAAACTTTGGTAACTTTTTATACGTCCATTATACCAGATCTATAAAACCCGCCGCAATAGGATTTTAAAGGAGAAATCACCATGGAAACAACAAAAGACGAGTTAATTAAAGATATTTCTAAGCAAAAGGACATTATCCAAAATAACCTACCTGCTTTAGGTGACCCGCAAACTGATCCCAGAATCAAAGCCATTCAAAGAGCAGTTACTAGCATAACAGCTAATCTCTTTTGGCTAAGACCAGCCCCAGAGGGAACCCCGGAAGACTTATGCTACCTAAACCCTTATCACTTAGACCAGTTGGCCAATGTTCTATATCCCGTTATAGACCTAATCGAAAAGCAAGAAGCTATTGATAAACTGATTTATTTGGCTTCATACGCTAGCACCAACGATTTAGACTGTTTTCACGAATTAGAAGGAATCCAAAAAGACTTT
The nucleotide sequence above comes from Aerococcus urinae. Encoded proteins:
- a CDS encoding helix-turn-helix domain-containing protein — its product is MSNIEIKLDPTVSKGFVDQLKPYLNQLAEDLKRDLAINREMLTIDEVCQLYSTSRNTVTEKWHRELGLPLSKLGNKIYIERQVLNDFIRSHPYQ